The Methanohalophilus portucalensis DNA window GGATAACAAACTCAGCACATCAGGCAATGATTCTGTTAAGAAAACCCCTGTATTACTGGCTCTTGATGAAGCACACAGGTATCTTTCGGGTGCGATGTCGGCTCATTCAAGACGTATTGTTTCCCGATTCGCAGATGCAGCAAGGCAGGGGCGCAAGGAAACACTTGGTCTTTTCCTGATTACCCAGGATCCACAGGACATCGATGACACAGTGCTCAAGCAAATAAATAGCAGGATTATTCTCAATCTCTCAAACGACAATGCCATAAATGCATTAAATGTTCCCTTGGAATTTGAAAAAAGGATTCCTTATCTTCGCAAGGGACAGATGATAATTCAGAGTCCGGATAACAGTGATATTGTGGAGGTTACCGGTCTGCATAAATGTGTGGTAAAACACGCCTGATCAGGCACGGGGGATGGTGGCCCAGAAAATGCTCCCTTTTCTATCTTGCCTGTCCTCAACACCTGTTTGGCCGCCATGTAGCTCCATTATCTTTTTTACAATTGCAAGTCCAAGCCCGGTTCCTTTTATACTGACAGATGATCCTGCTCTTTCGAATCTTTCAAATATGAGTTCTTTTTTATCATCGGGTACTCCCTCCCCCTCATCGATGAAACGTATTTTCCACATATCATTATCTTCAATTATATCTATGGTAATGTGGCCCCTTTGAGGTCCGTATTTTATTGCATTTGAAAGCAGGTTGGAAAATGCTTCCTGAATTGATTTGTGAATGTTTGCAAGGTATTGTCCACTGGTATTTATTTTCAGGTCAACTTCTTTTTCTTGAATTTCTTCTGCATATTCGTTTGCAACTTTTTGCAACATCATGGCAAGGTCTGCTTTTTCGAATTTGATATCTGTGAGTGTATCAAGTTTTACAAAAACAGATGCATTTTCAATAAGTTCCAGTATCCTGTTTATGTTCCTGTTGATAGTAATGGCCATCTTCTTTTTTTCTGCGTCCTCTTCCCTTTCGATCAGCAACTGTGAGTAACCCTTAATTATTCCTGCAGGATTTTTCAGATCGTGACTTACTATGTCTCCAAATAGCTCTTTGACATGGTAGTTTTTTTCAAGGCTTTTGGTATATTGTTCAAATCTTTTTTCTGCATCCCTTCTCTCTGTTATATCTCTGATTATTGCCATATCAGCAGGCATGTTGTCGTGTTCTATGTAAGATGCACTGATCTCTACAGGAACCCTTAATCCTTGTTTGCTGAGCATTTCAGTTTCATATCTTTCCGGGATATCGGGATCTTTTTTGAGCCTGCGATGATATCGCTCGCTGATCATATTGATGTTTTCAGCAGGAAAAATATTTTTAAAATCCATTCCCTTAAGTTCTTCAGATGTATATCCGATTATCTCCCTGAATTTAGGGTTTGCAAATATTATGGCCTCCTTCTGGATTATGATTATCCCATCATTACTTTTTTTGACCAGGGTGGAATACATATCCGTAGGATATTGTTTTGATTTATCCATTTCTTCCACAATTACTCCCCATTTCATTTAGCGATAAATTAGTTCCTAATAGTGCTATGTACTGTTTTTGTTTTATCTTTTTGCCGAAACGTATATATTCAGGTAATGCCTATGAAGGGCCGCACAAATGGGCCGGTAGCTTAGTCAGGCAGAGCGATGGACTCTTAATCCATAGGCCGAGGGTTCAAATCCCTTCCGGCCCGCCTATTTTGCTTTTCTTATCTTAATCTAATAATATATTATCTCTTTTCTTCAGTTAACTAAAAAGGCTGAACAACAAAACCTATATACTACTTTCTTAATATTTATTGATAAGGAATGGGGTTCCGTGAGGTGATAGTTAGCCATCTATCTCATTCCTTGATATAAATGGAGGATTTGAAAATATGTTATATATGGATGTTAGTACATGGGAACCTACTCTCAGTGACAAGGTAATTGAACACTTCAAGGAACTAAAACCACCTGCAGGTATCAATATAATAAAACAGTGGGTTGACCTTACAGGAGGACGTTATTTCATCCTCTACGAATGTGATGATGCAGAAGCCTATGCGGCTTTCAACCTTCCATGGTCTGATATCTGCGAAATAGACAGTGTTCCTGTTATGGAATCAACTGATTTCATAAAACTAATGTCAAAGCAATAATTTATAAGGGAAGTTTAATCTTCCCCTATAAGTTCTACTTCTTTTTTATCATTGCCGATTTCGATCTCAACGACTCCGGGGCGAAATGGGGTTGTATCATAAGTATAACGAATATTACCTTCAGGATCGGCTTGAATGACCTGTGAGGCTTTTACGTCCATCTGGACCGTTTCTGTATTTTCCTGAGCATCCCCACTGATGTTTATATTGAAGGTACCGGAAGGCACATTTGTGTCTATGTATGTGGCCACTGACTCTTCAGCATCCCTGTGTTGTCGGAAAGGCATCAACATTTTAACGGTAAATGTCATGTTCTTAACAGGCCTTGTTTGGACTTTAAATTCATTCGGTCCTTCTGGAATTTGGACTTTCCGGAAATCATGACTGTACCTGCCATCATTCACCTCAACTGCCACATTGAATCTCACTATCATGTTTATGCGGGCGTCGGGCTTCGTATTGCCCGTTATTGTGATATTTTCACCGGGTTTGAGCTGCTTGTGTGATACGTCCCACTCAATATCGGAGTCCTTTGTGTCTGGCTTTTCTTCTATAGGTTTCAATATAGAGCTTATTATTTTGTAAAATCCCAAAAATATGTTGTATCCTGTTGTTGAAATGGAAAATCCCCCTTGTTCTATAAACATAATTGAACGTATGCCAATTTATTTTCTTAGGCCCGTTTTCAACGAGTTGTTTATATGTATTATCAGTTATTATCTTATATAAAATTCACAGGAGAGTGAGATTTATACCCAAGGTTAGTGTGGATATCCCCCAGCAGTTGCTGGATGATCTTAATTGTCACGTAGGGGAGGATAGGAAATTCGTGAGCCAGTCGGATGCTATCCGGACTGCAATACGTAAATTACTGGACAGGATGGATGATGTGGATACAAGGCATGGAAGAGTTAAAGAATAAGATTTGATTTTAAATAATCCATACATTCTGTACCATTTTCCAGATTTTTCATTTCTGTAATGAACAACCCTTCATAACCGTCAACCCTGTCAAATACTTTTTTCCAGTCAATACAGCCCTTGCCAAGGGGGAGGTGCTCATCCCTTTTTTCATGGTTGTCATGTATATGGGAATGGACCATTACTTCTCTACAGGAATCCAGAAATTCATCAAGCAAGCCCATTGTATTGGCATGGCCGATATCCAGCGTCATGCCTATATTATCTGTATCTACCTTTTCTATTATTTCCAGTATTTCAGCAGGATATTTTCCAAATATATGGGGCATATCTGGCATATTCTCCAGTGCAATAATAATTCCTTTATCCTCTGCAATCGTGCTTATCTCTTTCAGTGATCCTATCGTATTATCCCAGGCTTTTTCGGGATATAATGCTCCTTCAGGGGAGAGATAACCAGGATGGATTACTGCAATTTCAGCAAGACCTGATGCCATGTGCAGGCAATGTCCCATCTGCCTTACAATTTCTTTATGTATGCCGGGATTGAGGGTTGCAAGGTTTATGTCAGAAAATGGCAGGTGTATTGTGAAGGTCAGGTTAGTTGTATCCTTTATCTGTTGTACCCTGTCAATATTTTCAGCAGTAATTTTCTGTTTTCCTTCCTGTACAAGTTCGATTGCTGAATATCCCATCTCTTCCAGTTCATAAGCCCATTCAAGTGGCTTTTCTCCGCTTGCTCTTGCAGAAAAACCGATTGCTGGTGACAACTTACTCACCTTCTCTTAAGGGGGGCATTTCCTTTTCATAAACAGGTTTTCCTTCTTCTGTGGGAGGGGCTAACCAGTTAATTATATATTCCAGTTCCCCTTCATTACATTTAATTTCCACATGGATCGACCCGAGCTCTTCTTCTCCTGCAGGAAAACTGATGCGTCCTACAAAAGCAACCTGTTTATTGAGCATGAAACTCATTTTTTCTTCCGGGCTTTGTATTCCCTTTTCTAGAACGGACCTTGCGGTGTCGAGAATTTCTTCATCCCGCAGCAGGTGGTGGAATATTTGCAGGTCACGATGGTTGCAATCTATAACTGCAATATTATCATCTAAACGGGGTGTAAGACCACTAATTCTTGTGAGTGCCCCACAGACCTTTGAGGCATCCTCTGTTGGATTTACAGGGGCCCATAACTTAACGCTGGCCATTTATCTTTTCCACCGTGTCTTTTACGTGTTGTCTGAACTCCTTGAGACTTGCAGTGTTGTCAATGGTTACATCGGCAGTTTCCATTGCCTGGCCCATTCCCCATTTCATTTCCCTTTCATCCCTGATTTTCAAATCTTCGATTTTTTGCATGTCATCGCTTCTGCATCTTTTACGCACACGTTTAAACCGGTTTTCAATAGGGCTGCTTATAGCTATTAATGAAAATTCATTTCCAAATTCTTTCTTGAAAGTTTCCACCTCTGCAATCCCGCGGACGCCATCTATCACAACAACATCGTTATCTTTCTGTTTGATTTTCGGGATACATCTCCTGGCAACGGCATCCATGCCTTCTTTGTCCCTCAGGTCATTGGCTACCGTTCCAGTGTTGCTGTCTGTTGGATCGAGCTGGCGGTGCTTGACCTCTTCCCGGATCACATCTCCCATATTGATTACGTTAAGTCCCATATTTCGGATCACTTTTGAGGCTTCGGATTTCCCGGAGGCGGGCATTCCTACAAAGGCTATTATTTTCATGAGTTGCTTCTCCTCTCCTGCCTTATGATATGTTATTATTTATATATCGTTATCCCATAGGACATATCATGCAAATCGGAAAGGTAAGGCTTGGAGGAAACCTTTTACTTGCTCCAATGGCAGAGGTTACCAATCTTGCCTACCGGGTAGTTTGCAGGCGCAGAGGTGCATCTTTTGCTTTTACCGAGATGATAAATTCCGAGGCGATATTGCACGACAATGCAAAATCACATCATATGGCGTTAAGTTGTCCGGATGAGGGTATATTTGGTGTCCAGATATTTGGAAGATCCCCGGTTTCTATGGCAAAAGCTGCCTGCCTGATTGAAAATGAAACATCACCTTCAATTATTGATATAAATGCGGGCTGCCCGTCTCCCCGAATCCGGAAAACGGGTGCGGGCTCAAAGCTTATGGAAAAACCCGATGTACTGGAAAATATTATACAGTGTGTGGTGGAATCAGTAAATGTGCCGGTAACTGTAAAGATACGAGTATTCAGGGATGTGTCACAGACTGTAGAACTCGCATCAAGGCTTGAAAATGCCGGTGCCTCAGCCATAACAGTCCATGGAAGGACTGCCATGCAACAATATTCAGGTGTGGCGGATCATTTGTACGCTCGCAGGATCAAAGAGGAGTTATCAATTCCTGTTATTGCAAACGGGGATATAAGGCACGGTGTTTTTGCTGCCCGGGTTCTTGAATATACGGGATGTGACGGTCTTATGATAGGGCGGGCAGCCATGGGGGATCCTGATATCTTCTCAAGGATAGCGGCATTTCTTGAAAGCGGCATTAAGTTTCCTCCTGCCGATTGTGATCAGCGAAAAAGCAGTCTGGAGGAATATCTGAAACTACTGGAAGCCTATGGTTTGGACAAAAAAGTAAATCTGGCAGCACATTCTGCGTGGTTTACCAGGGGTCTTGCAGGTTCCAGATCTTTTCGCAAATCCATCCAGAACGTAAAGAGTAGTGAGGGTATTATTTCTAGGATGGAAATGCTATGCAGGGAGGCTTAATTGTTTTTTTGGGTTCTTTAAAATAAATTTCTGTCATTTGTTGTCACCGAAAAACTAAATAGGAATTAGCTATTCTACACAATTAAACATTGCATTTATTCCAATTACCATCCAAACGGTAATTGTTGATGCATGCGGGTTCGTATCCGCTATCTACAATTATATGTCCATTACGTTTGTTACGGAGAATACAGATGAAAGAAATAAGAATACATGGTCGAGGCGGACAGGGTTCGGTAACAGCAGCCGAACTACTGGCAGGCGCCGCTTTTGAGGATGGCCAGTTTAGCCAGGCATTCCCGGCCTTTGGTGTAGAAAGACGTGGAGCACCGGTTCAGGCTTTCACAAGGATCAGTGATGCCCCAATCAGGCTCAGAAGCCAGATTTATGAACCAGATTACGTAATTGTTCAGGATCCCACACTTATTGAGGTGGTGGATGTTGAAAGCGGGGCAAAGGATGATGGTATCATACTTATTAATTCTGATTTTGCTCCGGAAGATTTTGATCTTGACACAAATGCCCGTATAATGACCGTGAATGCAACAAAGGTAGCTCTTGATATCATTGGAAGGCCTATTGTCAATACTGTTCTTTTAGGAGCCTTTGCCGGTGCAACGGGTGAGGTCAGGGCCAGTTCCATTGTCAATGCGGTAAAGGGGCGTTTCTCAGGTAAGATCGGAGAGAAAAATGCAGAGGCTGTACAGAAAGCCTATGACTTGATGGCGGAGGAAAAATAATGAGCATACAACTCGGAGGAGTATGTCAACCCGGTACCACGAGGGCAAACAAGACCGGTGGCTGGAGAACTTTCAGGCCTGTCTATGACTACGATAAATGCATCAAATGTAAATTATGTGAATTGCTCTGTCCTGATATGGCAGTATTACCCAGGGACGACGGATTCTTTGAATTTGATTATGATTACTGTAAAGGATGCGGAATCTGTGCCAATGAATGTCCCAAGGAAGCCATTGATATGGTACTGGAGGAGAAATAAATGACAGTTATACGTACCCTTGACAAGGATAAGATGGATGTGGCCGAAGGTTCCTATGCAGTGGCCCATGCTGTGAAGGTATGCAGGCCAAATGTTATTTCCGCATATCCTATCACACCACAGACCCATATTGTGGAGGATCTTTCCCAGTTTATGGCTGATGGTGAGATTTCCAACTGTGAATATATAAACGTGGAATCCGAGTTCTCCGCCCTTTCGGCCCTTGTAGGATCTGCAGCAGCAGGTGCCAGGTGTTATTCGGCCACCACCTCGCAGGGTCTGGAACTGATGCATGAGGTGCTTTTCAATGTATCAGGAATGCGCCTGCCGGTTGTAATGACCATCGCAAACCGCGCGGTAAGTGCTCCTATTAATATCTGGAACGATCACCAGGATTCAATTTCCCAGCGTGATACCGGCTGGATCCAGATGTATGCCGAGGATCTGCAGGAAATCTCGGATATGACTGCCCAGGCTTACAAGGTTGCAGAAGATAAGGATGTAATGATGCCTGCAATGACCTGTATGGACGGTTTCATCCTGTCTCATGTCTATGAGCCGGTGGTCTTGCTGGAACAGGACCTTGTGGATGAATATCTGCCTGCTTATGAACCGGAATACTCACTCGATCCTAAAAACCCGCTTACATTCGGTGCCTTTGCAGACCCGACTGCCTATACTGAATTCAGATATCTGCAGCAGAAGGCAATGGATAATGCCCTGCCCAAGATTGAAGAAGCTGCCAATGAGTTCTATGAAATATTTGGAAGGTATTATGGTGGCCTGATCGATGAATACGAGACAGATGATGCTGATATAATCCTCATGGCTATGGGTTCACTTGTGGGTACCATCAGGGATGTAGTGGATAAACTCCGTGCAAAGGGAGTAAAGGTCGGTTTGCTTAAAGTAAGGACTTTCAGGCCATTCCCGGCAGAAGCAATAAAGAATGTTATCAAGGATGCAAAGGTTGTTGTCGCACTTGACAAGAATATCTCCCTGGGACTCAATGAAGGGTCCCTGTTTACCGAGACCAAGGCAAGTCTGTATAATACTAAGGTTGATGTCCCGATAGTGGGTCGGATGATCGGACACGGTGGTCGTGACATACCCGTAAAAACCATTGAGGATATAGTGGAGGAAGCTAAAGGCATAATCTCTTCGGGTATCAATACTGAGAGCAAATATGCTGATCTGAAGGAGGAATTGTTGTGAAATCATTGTTTACATCAGGACACCGTGGTTGCGCAGGTTGCTGTGATGCAATGGTGGCCAAGTTCACCCTTATGGCCGCAGGAGAAGACTGTATTGTTATATCCCCTACCGGCTGTCTGGAAGTTATGAGTACACCCTACCCTGAAACCTCATGGGAGGTACCCTGGATTCATTCCCTTTTCGAGAACGCAGGGGCTGTGGCTTCCGGTGTGGAGGCTGCCCTTAAGGCAATGGGTAAGAAAGGTGACACCAAGGTAATCGCTCTGGCAGGAGATGGTGCTACTCTTGATATCGGGATGAGATCTATTTCCGGTGCCTTTGAGAGGGGTCATGATATTACCTATGTGTGTATCGATAATGAGGCATACATGAATACCGGTGTGCAGAGAAGTGGTGCTACACCCTTTGATGCGTCTACCACAACAAGCCCGGCAGGAAAGGTTTCCTATGGGAACCCCCGGCCCAAGAAGAACATGCCTGCAATAATGGCAGCTCATGGTTCTCCATACATTGCTACAACTTCCCTGGGTTATCCCAAGGATATGATCAAGAAGATCAAGAAAGCAACCGAGATTGAAGGACCAACCTATATTCATGCCCATGCACCCTGTACTACAGGATGGGGTTTTGACACTTCCAAGACTGTGGAAGTTGCAAAACTGGCAGTACAGACCGGTCTGTGGCCGCTGTATGAAATGGAGAATGGTGAAGTTACAAAGGTACGCAAGATAGGCAAACAGAAAAAGCCTGTCGAAGATTATCTCAAGATGCAGAAAAGGTTCAAACATCTTTTCAAAATGGAAGGCGGAGAGGAACAGCTCAAACTGATCCAGGCACTTGCAGATAAAAACATTGAAGATTTCGGGCTTGAATAAGCCTGAATCTTATTCTCTTTTTCTATGACAGCCAGTAAGCTTTCTAATTTCCCTCAAATATGGGAACTTCTTAAAAAGGAGTATCCTGATCCGCAGCCTGCTCTGCATTTCAAAAACCCTCTGGAACTGCTTGTAGCCACTATTCTTTCAGCTCAGAGTACGGATGTGCAGATCAATAAAGTTACAAGTGAGTTGTTCAAGAAATACCGTTCGGTTTTTGATTATGCGGATGCGGACATCAGTGAACTGGAAAAGGATATCTATTCCACGGGTTTTTACCGCAACAAGGCCAAACACCTGCAACAGAGTGCCAGAGTTATCATCGAGGATTTTGGGGGTGAAGTTCCGTCCAAGATGGAAGACCTGTTAAAACTGCCCGGGGTGGCCCGCAAGACCGCCAATATTGTGCTTGCAAGAGGTTTTGGTGTAAAAGCGGGTATTGCTGTGGACACCCACGTCAAACGTCTTGCTACAAGACTGGGTTTTACTGAAAATAAGGATCCTGTCAAAATTGAAAAGGATCTGATGGAGCTTGTTGACAGGAATGAGTGGGATGATTTTTCCCTGACCCTGATATTACATGGAAGGAACGTATGTTTTGCCCGCAAACCTGCTTGTGGGCAATGTGTTGTACATCATCTCTGTCCTTCCAGTATTAACCCCATTTCAAAACAACTCTAAATACTACCTCATACAACATCTTGTAGGGGGATTGAATGAAATTTGAAGAACTCTGGCAAAAAGTGGGAATCTATTAAACTCATTTGCCGTCGCAGCCAAGGACTGGTAGAAGAAGAATTGATGACCCTAAGGTCATCAATGGTATTCCCTTTGTTTTGATGACAGGGTGTAGATGGGCAGATCTGCCAAGTTATTATGGATCTCCAGTAAACTGCATGGAGAAGGTTAAAAGTTTGTTCTGATGAGGGTATCTGGAATCAAATTATGGAAGCACTTAGAAACAGCGCTTACCATGTAAAATATCATTTGGATGGTTGAAAATAGGGTTCAGAAAACTGGCTATAAGGTATGAAAGACTCAATGTAATGTTCAAAGGTCTATTAGATATTGCATGTTTTATTCTGTGCTGGAAAAGGATGAAGATGGATTTTTGAAATAGGCTCACTGTTTAACCATTCATATTAATAATTCTTTTTTTACAATAACTTTTTATAATGAATTATGCTTTATTCTGTCTGTTACTTTGGATGGAATATGCATGAGTACTAAAAAAATAATTATGTGTATGCTTGCCATCTCGATCCTGGTGTTATCATCAGGATGCGTTGGCGGGGATTTAACGGCAGAACAGATAGCAGAACAGTTTGAACAAAAGCAGGATAATATTCAGGATTATTCAGCGACTATTCACATGGCTACTTTTTTAGAAGGAAATGAAGATAGTACCGTTGCCAGGTATGAAATGAAGAAACCAAATATGATGAAGACAGAAATAATTGAATCCTCGTCATCTGGTAAAATTATAACGGTTTCTAACGGGAGTACCACCTGGACCTATAATCAGGATGAAAATACTGTTATGATCATTGAATCACTAACAAGTTTCAATGAAAGTGATTTTGATTATCTGAATCTGATCCAGAATATGATGGAAAAGAACGAGATTTCACTTGAAGGTGAAGAAAAAATCGATGGGAGGGATTCTTACATTATTGCTATGAATCCCAGAGAAAATGAAAATAATTCGGTAAATACCAGTCTTTTTCCAACAAATATATCCACCCGGATGTGGCTGGATAAGGAAATCTGGTTGCCTTTGAAATATGAAATGTATAATGACGGTGAAAAGCTCATGGTCGTAGAATACCGTGACTTGAAAATTAACACCGGCATTGAGGATTCAGAATTTAATTTCAAGATACCGGAAGATACGAAGGTAGTTAGGTATGAAGACATCAATGATATGGTGCCTGAAGACCTGAAGCTGGAAAAAGCGATGGATGTTTCTGAAAATGAGATACTTGTCCCATCCTATCTGCCGGAAGGCTACGAGTTTGAACATGCGAATGTAAACAACAATTCAGCCATTTTTGGAGGTTTTGAGGAAAGTATATCTCTTAGTTACCGGTCAACAGATGGTTTCATTCATATTACTGAAAATTTTGGTGAAGAAGAATCCTCTCTTCCGCAAATGGGTGAAACTGTTACCGTCAACGGCAATGAGGCTCGTCTGGTATCCTATCCGGATGGTGGGTCTACTCATCTCTCCTGGAATCGTGGAAAATGCATGGTAACGATCATGGGATCAGTGGATTCCGATGAAATTGTCAGGATTGCTGAATCCATGGAATGAAAGGTGCATTTTGTACCTTTCCTTTATTCAAAAGTTAATTGATGGAAAGGAATTAGACCACCCTGGAGAGCAATCATGAATAAGATTCTTAAAACTGGTATTGGTATTTCTATAATCATAGCTTTAGTTGTGCTCACATATGTTGGTATGATTTTTGGAAGTCTATTTTTTTTGGGTATTGTAGAAACTGCTCAGGATAGTATGAATTGGGAGTATTATGGAGACGATGTTAAAAGCGAATATATGTACAATCTTGAACTCCTGGTTTTTTCCACTCCTGATATTAGGACTACGATTGATAATGTGACCATATACATTCCAGTACTTTCAGGAAAAGACAATTTGAAAGTTAGTGAATCTTTTATTGCTGATGTGAAACAAGGCAATATTTATACTGGGAAATGGGACTGTTACTTTGTGGAAACGCCTAATGGCACCATGATTGCTGTTGAAAATGTAGAGCCAATAATGGTTAATGAAAAAAGGAATATTGTGCTCAATACGCATTATGAAACGGACTATATTATTGACACTCTTGAACCCATAGAGAATGCTTTAATTTTACCAATTAATCCAGACAATCCCTCAGAATCATTTTCTACGGTTTATGTAAAATATGATATCAGTGAAGAAGATGCTAAAGTTTATTTTGATGTA harbors:
- a CDS encoding sensor histidine kinase; this translates as MDKSKQYPTDMYSTLVKKSNDGIIIIQKEAIIFANPKFREIIGYTSEELKGMDFKNIFPAENINMISERYHRRLKKDPDIPERYETEMLSKQGLRVPVEISASYIEHDNMPADMAIIRDITERRDAEKRFEQYTKSLEKNYHVKELFGDIVSHDLKNPAGIIKGYSQLLIEREEDAEKKKMAITINRNINRILELIENASVFVKLDTLTDIKFEKADLAMMLQKVANEYAEEIQEKEVDLKINTSGQYLANIHKSIQEAFSNLLSNAIKYGPQRGHITIDIIEDNDMWKIRFIDEGEGVPDDKKELIFERFERAGSSVSIKGTGLGLAIVKKIMELHGGQTGVEDRQDRKGSIFWATIPRA
- a CDS encoding DUF3303 domain-containing protein; the protein is MLYMDVSTWEPTLSDKVIEHFKELKPPAGINIIKQWVDLTGGRYFILYECDDAEAYAAFNLPWSDICEIDSVPVMESTDFIKLMSKQ
- a CDS encoding ribbon-helix-helix domain-containing protein; translation: MPKVSVDIPQQLLDDLNCHVGEDRKFVSQSDAIRTAIRKLLDRMDDVDTRHGRVKE
- a CDS encoding sugar phosphate isomerase/epimerase family protein, with protein sequence MSPAIGFSARASGEKPLEWAYELEEMGYSAIELVQEGKQKITAENIDRVQQIKDTTNLTFTIHLPFSDINLATLNPGIHKEIVRQMGHCLHMASGLAEIAVIHPGYLSPEGALYPEKAWDNTIGSLKEISTIAEDKGIIIALENMPDMPHIFGKYPAEILEIIEKVDTDNIGMTLDIGHANTMGLLDEFLDSCREVMVHSHIHDNHEKRDEHLPLGKGCIDWKKVFDRVDGYEGLFITEMKNLENGTECMDYLKSNLIL
- a CDS encoding RNA-binding domain-containing protein; the protein is MASVKLWAPVNPTEDASKVCGALTRISGLTPRLDDNIAVIDCNHRDLQIFHHLLRDEEILDTARSVLEKGIQSPEEKMSFMLNKQVAFVGRISFPAGEEELGSIHVEIKCNEGELEYIINWLAPPTEEGKPVYEKEMPPLREGE
- a CDS encoding dephospho-CoA kinase, with translation MKIIAFVGMPASGKSEASKVIRNMGLNVINMGDVIREEVKHRQLDPTDSNTGTVANDLRDKEGMDAVARRCIPKIKQKDNDVVVIDGVRGIAEVETFKKEFGNEFSLIAISSPIENRFKRVRKRCRSDDMQKIEDLKIRDEREMKWGMGQAMETADVTIDNTASLKEFRQHVKDTVEKINGQR
- the dusB gene encoding tRNA dihydrouridine synthase DusB, which gives rise to MQIGKVRLGGNLLLAPMAEVTNLAYRVVCRRRGASFAFTEMINSEAILHDNAKSHHMALSCPDEGIFGVQIFGRSPVSMAKAACLIENETSPSIIDINAGCPSPRIRKTGAGSKLMEKPDVLENIIQCVVESVNVPVTVKIRVFRDVSQTVELASRLENAGASAITVHGRTAMQQYSGVADHLYARRIKEELSIPVIANGDIRHGVFAARVLEYTGCDGLMIGRAAMGDPDIFSRIAAFLESGIKFPPADCDQRKSSLEEYLKLLEAYGLDKKVNLAAHSAWFTRGLAGSRSFRKSIQNVKSSEGIISRMEMLCREA
- a CDS encoding pyruvate ferredoxin oxidoreductase subunit gamma produces the protein MKEIRIHGRGGQGSVTAAELLAGAAFEDGQFSQAFPAFGVERRGAPVQAFTRISDAPIRLRSQIYEPDYVIVQDPTLIEVVDVESGAKDDGIILINSDFAPEDFDLDTNARIMTVNATKVALDIIGRPIVNTVLLGAFAGATGEVRASSIVNAVKGRFSGKIGEKNAEAVQKAYDLMAEEK
- the porD gene encoding pyruvate synthase subunit PorD, giving the protein MSIQLGGVCQPGTTRANKTGGWRTFRPVYDYDKCIKCKLCELLCPDMAVLPRDDGFFEFDYDYCKGCGICANECPKEAIDMVLEEK
- the porA gene encoding pyruvate synthase subunit PorA; translated protein: MTVIRTLDKDKMDVAEGSYAVAHAVKVCRPNVISAYPITPQTHIVEDLSQFMADGEISNCEYINVESEFSALSALVGSAAAGARCYSATTSQGLELMHEVLFNVSGMRLPVVMTIANRAVSAPINIWNDHQDSISQRDTGWIQMYAEDLQEISDMTAQAYKVAEDKDVMMPAMTCMDGFILSHVYEPVVLLEQDLVDEYLPAYEPEYSLDPKNPLTFGAFADPTAYTEFRYLQQKAMDNALPKIEEAANEFYEIFGRYYGGLIDEYETDDADIILMAMGSLVGTIRDVVDKLRAKGVKVGLLKVRTFRPFPAEAIKNVIKDAKVVVALDKNISLGLNEGSLFTETKASLYNTKVDVPIVGRMIGHGGRDIPVKTIEDIVEEAKGIISSGINTESKYADLKEELL
- the porB gene encoding pyruvate synthase subunit PorB, giving the protein MKSLFTSGHRGCAGCCDAMVAKFTLMAAGEDCIVISPTGCLEVMSTPYPETSWEVPWIHSLFENAGAVASGVEAALKAMGKKGDTKVIALAGDGATLDIGMRSISGAFERGHDITYVCIDNEAYMNTGVQRSGATPFDASTTTSPAGKVSYGNPRPKKNMPAIMAAHGSPYIATTSLGYPKDMIKKIKKATEIEGPTYIHAHAPCTTGWGFDTSKTVEVAKLAVQTGLWPLYEMENGEVTKVRKIGKQKKPVEDYLKMQKRFKHLFKMEGGEEQLKLIQALADKNIEDFGLE
- the nth gene encoding endonuclease III, with translation MTASKLSNFPQIWELLKKEYPDPQPALHFKNPLELLVATILSAQSTDVQINKVTSELFKKYRSVFDYADADISELEKDIYSTGFYRNKAKHLQQSARVIIEDFGGEVPSKMEDLLKLPGVARKTANIVLARGFGVKAGIAVDTHVKRLATRLGFTENKDPVKIEKDLMELVDRNEWDDFSLTLILHGRNVCFARKPACGQCVVHHLCPSSINPISKQL
- a CDS encoding transposase, producing MPSQPRTGRRRIDDPKVINGIPFVLMTGCRWADLPSYYGSPVNCMEKVKSLF
- a CDS encoding DUF4367 domain-containing protein; amino-acid sequence: MSTKKIIMCMLAISILVLSSGCVGGDLTAEQIAEQFEQKQDNIQDYSATIHMATFLEGNEDSTVARYEMKKPNMMKTEIIESSSSGKIITVSNGSTTWTYNQDENTVMIIESLTSFNESDFDYLNLIQNMMEKNEISLEGEEKIDGRDSYIIAMNPRENENNSVNTSLFPTNISTRMWLDKEIWLPLKYEMYNDGEKLMVVEYRDLKINTGIEDSEFNFKIPEDTKVVRYEDINDMVPEDLKLEKAMDVSENEILVPSYLPEGYEFEHANVNNNSAIFGGFEESISLSYRSTDGFIHITENFGEEESSLPQMGETVTVNGNEARLVSYPDGGSTHLSWNRGKCMVTIMGSVDSDEIVRIAESME